The Gadus macrocephalus chromosome 12, ASM3116895v1 genome segment gcctcgTTACCCGttggtgtggtttgggcgtaatgtccaacaaaccaatgagagtgccagctcccatcccctttaagagccatgagcgcatttgaatcggacgagttgatattttgacagcgcgtctgcagtctccgatgagacagatgcacatgaatttcttattgccaaataatatggcctaattcacacatggaataaggggttttcttccacaacttcagaaatactgagtcctcaaataaatttcggcaaagaaaacgtatatgatataacatatgatatgcggtaactgtggttatatttaatgatatacgcaatacattataaacattgtttcttatcagtattgtatgctatcctaatatgcatgtgtccccgcgttaatagacattgccattgtattatgcgttacgtgtttagtttgcgtgtgtttaaacagagcacacacgcgcgcccgcattcattcattctttttaacactcactcgcggtaaaacaatgtttttcacgatcaaatactcatcaatcctaaaagttatgggcatgtaggcctacacgatgtctctgtcaagaaaatatgtgtttgctgtacggtgtttgcagatgcattgatttaaaagtaggcctacaacttattaccgctgcatcagctgttctttcccaaataatttaccaagaatgtgcggctaggtagatgggagaagcaaagtgtatgcgcgaggtgcacaagcaatccgtatgcatcgcatgcgcatgtatgcatgcgcccttaaaatagcatctgaacaagcgccactgactttaaaccaggtatttcctggtcagtagcgcaatggtattcagaaacggcaaaataccgtttgcgccagaacacgcctcctccttctgccgAACCGCCCcctggggcgcatgatcaatccctaatttaccggcgagtggcggtggtgggaaaagaacgctctgcgccagttgtaaactagcaacgacacatgcgccagtgactgtcacttgcgccggatgcaagatagggcccatagtgtTAAAATGAACGGAAACATCTCTGCCCTCTTACAAGGCGATACAACAGGCCTGCCAAATCAGCTATTTCTCCCATCATCTGATCTGCAGTAGCCAATCAACAACTTCCTCTGAAATTATGTTATGTTGAGGGGAAGGTGCCTGGAAGCTCTCTCATTCCGTAAGAGATCGTTCACTTAGGAACCCTGACCCTGGCCACCCTGGGGGCCATCCTGGGACTGTGGGCCCTGTGCTGGGTCCCTTCCCAGTCCGAGGTCCTCCTGGGGGAGGGTCCTTTCCCAGAGGCCTAGAGGCCTTTGGGACTCTCCCTCGGACTGTAGACCGTTGTCCTGGtaactaaaccctaacccttaaaccaaaccctgaccctaaaATGAAAACCCTaatcacaaaacaaaacacaaccctTAAGCCTAAATCCAAGAAAAATGTATCATGGGTTAAGGTTCTCCTAGTCTCACCATCGCCTCATATCTACAGTCTGAGGTGTCTTGGGGAGGGTGACTGTAAGTGTGTAATTCGTGATcacaaactcggccagcagtagtaaactgtaaataagtgtctgtaaaggcttcaaatcaacactgtgtagactggccactgtagcAATTCACATTTAAATTCAAATCCACACACAATTTAAATGTCCTCGGGGAAGCCTTGTCTTGTGACGACATTGTCAAAAGCATTTATCAACTCAGATCGGTCTCTGTAATGTTTGTTAGAAATGGTTTACTTATGACCAGTCGTCTTCCATTCTAAGGCCAAGCTAGAGCCCAACAGGAAGAAGCCGACCAACTTAATACTGAACTAATGTGTGTATCATGCGACATAATCTGTGGCTAGGCACTTGGGTCAAAAATAGCAAATTTACCCTTAATTTTCATAACCCTAAATAACACATTTGCAAAGTAAAAACAGGAAATTCAGTTTTTAAAAGGCACACAACAGCGTTTGGACAACAAACAGAAGAATCAagtttatttttcatattttgcaATAGTGTTAGATTGATACTCCCCTTAGAATAACATTACATAAGGGTACATTAGTTAACCGTTAATTAGCATTAGTCAATTCATTAATAAGCATTAATAAGCTAAAGTAAGGTTTTACCCAaaccctattaaataatgtatacattAATACCGTACTAAACATGCACATCTTTATTAAACATAAACAGCATTTGGAAATGATTACTTATGGTTTGGTCAACTGTTAATTAACTGTAAACTGATTCATATTACTGAATTGTGTCTGGTTAATTAAAATTGTTAATCAATACAAAATGAATGTTCCCTATTATTATTAGAAGGGTTACTATTATAGGAGGGATTAAGGGGCACTAGATACATGTTAAGACAAGAAAAAGATCTTGATGACTAAATTAGTTTAAGAAAGATTTGTGTtatatacataaacaaacattgACCAAAGTATCCATAACCCCCTTGACTCCATTAACTGTACGCTTGTgtatttcttttcatttttcaGTAATGCAGTATTGTACTCTTTTACTCGTTCATAGACTGATTTGAACCGATGGGTTTCTTCCAAGCAGGTATATGCTGCCTTGCTCTGTTGTCAGTACAGCCACTTTACGAACACTAAAACAAAACCTTGAATGAACAACATCATAACACCTCTTCAGGGGTCTCCGTCGCCAACTGAATACCCAGAACCCCAGATTCCTAGGTTCTAGGTTCTCCAGgggtctccctctcctcccgttGAATACCCAGCACACATAGTCCCCTGGCCCTCAGTTTCAGCTCCCCCAAAAAAGACCCCGCTGCAGAGGAGGCCAGACAGACGGCTACCAGAGCCCTCGGTAAACCCCAGAGATCGCATATTAGGCAAATCCCCGTCCGCACCGTAGAGTGAGCTCAACTTTGGAAACCCATTGAGCGTGAGCGAGCATCCGCTGCCACGCTCTTGCGCAGGTGTGTCAGGTACATCCCTCTGCTCTCCGCACACTCCTCCATGGCCCGtttcctccttgtcctcctcaaTGCACGGAGCATGAGGCTTGTAGCTGACCGACTCCACGGGCCCCTCAGCGGGAAGGGGCCGTTCCGTCTCTGCTGTCTGCCCCGGCCATGACCCCGGAGCCTGGACAGGCCAGGGTCgggttgggaggaggagggtgtccTCCCAGGGGATCTCCTCgatgggtgagagaggagggtcaCTATGGGAGTTTGGGCGGGATGGCCTGGCGGAGGTTTCGACGTACTTCCCATGgaaatcaaaacaaacataatCCTGATACTGATGACTGACTGATTGATAGGAAACACTTTCCGGTCTATACAATTGGATGCATTTGTTAGTATGTATGACGAATACTAAAAACCTATGGGATACTGATTACTGATTGATGACTGATTGATAGGACACACTTTCCGGTCTATACAATTGGATGCATTTGTTAGTATGTATGATGATTGCTAAAAACCAATGGGTAGTAGGAACAAATATGACGTTGGAAATTGTTAAAATATGCTTTAACACAGAATAACAAAATGATAATAGTTTGTGCATAGCTCAGCGATTACCTTCAAAAGTGCATTAGCTTTACTGTCTTCAGGTTTCGGTACGTTTTCAACAAGCCAAGACGGTCCCCAGGAAATGCATGACTGTTTGATTCTGTAGCGTTTTAGTGGTTGAGAAAGAGAATGTACAAAGGTTATAGGGTAGACTTTCAAAAGTCTAACAGCTTGAAAAGTCGTGGTATACAGAATAACTATGTGGATGTCTATggaaaggttagggttaggcagtACTTCACGCTAAGGCCAACATACTCACTACAAGAGTGGCAAAGGGGCAGCAGAATCCCCTTGAAATTTAGAAGCCTAAATGATTCATAATAACCATGTTTGATAACTGGAGAAATTAAGTATCCCCCTTACATGCAACGGATATGACTCTGAAATGCTGTTCAAAACGTTGGAGTAACAGGACTTCTGTAGCTCACCTTTTCCTCACAGAGCTCCTGCATATAAAGATGAGTGCAGCCACTGAGAAGAAGGTTATGGTGAGAACCAGAGCAGTCACCAATCCGGCTAGGAGAGAGCAAGATAGATGGAAGCAAACTCAATCAAGTGGACAGGTTCAGAGCACCATGACGAAATACTAACAatgctcatgttttttttaaactttttaatgatttatatgGTGTACTGGAGTTGCACTCTgaggtgtgtacatgtgtactgAATGTGTAGTGGGTGTGTATTGGAGGAAGGTGAACTGGAGTGTTTACTGTATGTGGAGTGGACGTGTGCTGGAGGATGTTGAACAGGAGCTGTACTGCCAGTGTATATTGGAGAATTGTGAACTGAATGTGTGGTCGATGTGTTGAGGATGTGTAACGATTGTGTATTGGAGGATGGTGTTCTAGAGCTGTCCTGGAAGGGTATGGGAAGTTTACTGGATGATGGTCAATTGAATGCGTCAGGATGTGTACTGGAAGTGCTGGAGGTGTACGGAGGGTATGCACCTATAGGATGTGTGACTGAGGGCTTGAAGGTGACCCCTTCTCCCTTTGGTCCCTCTCCGGCTGAGTTGGAGGCAGAGAGACCCAGTATTACACTGTCTTCAGGACAGTCAAGCCACACGCGCCGAGGGGCTGAGCCAGATACGCTTACTTGAGAGAAATAACAGGGCAATCCCACCAATCAATATTATACAATGATATATACCGTAGTACACAAATGATTAAATTTGATCCATGCATAATTGAATGATGGGTAGCGTCGTCTATGTGGAAGGTAATCCGGCAAAAAGGTTGTTAGTATTTAAATCGTTTCACATTTCCTAATTGTTCAATGTCATTTATGGCTGTACATTTTCTTTAAATTAAGCTCTTCTTCTTCCAGTTGCTAACCTATTCGTGCTAGATATATTCTGTCATTAAGGTTAAAAGAAACCAATGTATAGGTTTTATTTATGTAGATTTTATTCCACAATCAAAGATGCCAGGCAAAACAACTGAGAAGCATTTAAAACAGGTTTTTAACTGGTTTGTGTCAGGAGGTATTGCTATTCATGAGCCAAGCAGAGAAAACCCAAAGGTGTGTGAAATGAAGTGGTGACCTATACATAAGAACATGACTTCTTCTTTGTGCAGCATGTGGCTAAGGACTGCAAGCACATTCAGTTGTAGCCACATGGCTTCTCATGCAAAGAGCTTCCTGTTTGTGGTCAAAGAGTTCTAGAATAGTCTATGATACAGAACGAGCACCGGGAACATAAATAAGAAAAGAACGTTTAAGGTTAAGTTCCTTCTGTTCGCTCATAACTGTCTGTTTGCCTTTTCATTTTTCaacataagaagtgaaacataATAATGATAGCACTTTTCTTGGTCCTTTTCTGTTACTTTAAGTCTTCTATGAGCCCTGATGATGCTTTGTGGAAAGTAATACTGAGAAGCTTGATGACTGTTCGGAGTATGCGGTGTTTACCAAAACAGTAATATGTCCCATGCTGTACGGTAAGCCCCTAAGTGCATGTAAATGAGCTTTCTgcacagcaaaacacccatgtgGGTAAAGCCCATACACAGACATAGAGCAGACAAAAGTAGTCCTCTGATTAAAAGGacgctatatatatatgtataaagtaTAACACCCCTTACTGTAAAGTTTACCATTTTTGTGTTTCAAACTtgtacacacttgcacacacacacttgcacgcacacacttgcacgcacacacacactcacactcacactcacactcacactcacactcacactcacactaaccACAAAGCCACCAGTCCGTCTAGAAGCTTACTGTTCTGTTCACTGGGGCTGGAGGAAAGCGTGCGGACATATATGGTGTAACTTGTGATGAAACCTCTCTGACATGCTACGGGAAGCTCCTCCCACTGGATCAGGACACGGCCAGCCTTGTGGTCCACCACTGACACCTTGGGCCCTGACAGAGGCCCTGGAGCAACACATGGGGAGGTTGAAAATCTGGCACCACTAAAAACGAATCGAGGATCATTGTGTATAATGAGGAGAGGTTTGCTATGGTAGACACACAATAACTGAATATGGTCCAATAGAGGTGTTTGCAAAAAAGTGATGAGGAAGAATATCATGTTTTGAAGCTTACTCTTTTCTTCGGAGTACACCAAAAGTGAAGATGGCTTACTGATGCCCTTAGTGGTCACAGCATACACAGAGACGTTATACCGCTCACCGGCAAACAGACCTGTAACAGTAGAAAGGAGAGGACCAGCAGCAGTGGTGTGTTATTAATTTCATACATTTTTACAGATATTTATAATGTTCTTCATTTCAGTTAAAAcgtattttgtattttattttattttaattatattgtttattttgttattattttgtttagCAAAGCTAGTACCAGGTATGTCACACAAATATTTCGCTGCATGCcctgtatgtgacaaataaatacCTTTGAATCTTTGATTTCTAATTTTCTTGTTTTGGGGGCGGCTTTATGGTGTTATGGCAgtttatatgcatgtgtgcTGCACCAAATGTCCACTAGAGTGCACTGTTTGATCAGGCATAAGATTCTATAATAACAATATACCCAACTATTGAATACCAAATTCAACTTGTTTTTGTGAAGCACTACACAGCCATTATTTATGACTTAATGCTCTGTAAAAGTGATTCTACTTCATTAGTTTAATCAAATCTGCACTATGAAATGTAGTGCAAATATGTGGCATTGTTAATATAAACAATTTATAACCATTTTGAATCAAAGGGATGAGTTCACCTCCGATTAAGGTAGTGTTTTGATCTCTGGACAGAATGTTCCAGCGCAGCTCCGCAGGTCGAATGGTCCATTCAGTCACATAGCTGACCAGTTCCCCAGTGCCCCCTGAGCCACCAGGGCCAGGGGGAGGCCAGGACCAGGAGAGTACCACGCTCCCATGTCCATCACGGAGCGTCCTCTTTAAAGCAGGCCCAGGAACACCTGCAGTGAAGCAAACATTAAATAAGAAGTCTTCCAGAAATAAATCCTACATTATAATAAAGCATTCATCATCCCTTTTAAATAGCCCTCCCCGCATACTAAGTATGCATTTCCTGAGCACATGATCTAATCCTGCATATTATATCatcatattatcattatcaCATACACAGCTTCTGTCGATCTACATTTTGCAAAGTGTAATGTTATGTAATGTATGCAGTGTTATATCACATAACaatgtatttaaatgtaattcATGTGATGTTATGTTTTACAAGGAAATTTTATATAATTGTATGAAAGGTAATCCAATTTCAGAAGGCCGTTTCAGAAGGTAATGTCTGAGGTATGTTACGTTCACATGGTAACGTGTGATGATGACATGTTATCAAATGCTgtgtatgtaatgtaatgtgatCTGACAGATACTTCTACGTCTAATTTTTGAAGATTGATCTAGCGTCAAAAGGATCAATACGAGTTTCAATTTCTCTCTGTTTGGCCCATTTCATGAGATTTAAAGAGTCAAACTGTCTGtataaactattttttttattggtttgttCTCCATGAATACTTGGGTGCTCTTTGTTTCTTCCAAAAACTGAATTTTAATGTTAGCGCATTCAATTTACCataataaaaagtatatttttgttatttgcGTTTAAAGAAAATTGCTTGCTACATACATGCTTCTGTAtggaatcaaacccgggtctCACATGTGGCAGGTAGAAATGCTATTCTACCACTCACCTTACTGTGATTGATAACCTTTGGCATATCATCAGTTCAGATTTAGTGTTTTGATGATGCATTCCCCTCAATGACACACTGCTCTCCCTTGCATGAAAATACACATGCCGCTCTAAATGATAAAAGGTATCGGTATTGTTATCGGCGATTCTGTTACCATATAACTTGTTATTGGATCCAAACCAAATTTTGCAGTATCGCCCACCCCTAAATCTGATGATCTGTCATGTTATCAAAGGTACCGCAATGTTATTGGATGTCATCTTATCAAAGGGAATGTGATGGCATGTTATCAACTGGAATGTCATGGCATGTTGTCCATGGGAATGTGATGCCATGTTATGTTTTACCTGTCACGTCATGTTATGAAAGGCGGTTGCTCGTTGTGGCATGGTACCTGAGGATATGAGGGGGACAGCGGCAGGCGGGGAGCAGCCGTAGGAGGTGACCGCGCTGACCCACAGCGTATGAACGTCCGGAGACACCAGGACTACACACAGGCTCAGATCAGGAGGGCAGGTGACATTGCTCGCCGCACGGTCCGGGCGCACCTTGTAGCCCCACAGTGTACCGCTGTAGTCCTCTTGAGGAGAAGGCTGGAGGGGAAACAGAACACACTTTACTGACTCATCCCTATCGTTCAGCACATGCCAAGGAGTTTGCCACTTATGGTTAGTATGTAGTACATGTGAACAGTATGTTGGGTGATTGCTATCCTGGTTACTGAAAGGATCCTGCTTTGTCGTCTTTCTTCATTTAATGTTTG includes the following:
- the il23r gene encoding interleukin-23 receptor; the encoded protein is MRMDGRSYAVTGLRLHGGLPPDKPTDVYCETTRDSGVLDCRWDQGQKTYLSTSYNISLSSENGTQIHSVHEQRENCQVPKTLLDENENYQLTITSYNTKGTSKSEPFNFCVKDVVVPVTPLIVQIKFGNDSSASLRCNSTESSELIHYLARLRTGNGSLWLLAEEARSGTGQLRVEGLNALCEYEFQARACYSAHAGGLTSVPTSASRSRPRCSKWSEPVRRVSPGKGPSLELQVWRILGHHDDSGLQNVTVLWKPSPQEDYSGTLWGYKVRPDRAASNVTCPPDLSLCVVLVSPDVHTLWVSAVTSYGCSPPAAVPLISSGVPGPALKRTLRDGHGSVVLSWSWPPPGPGGSGGTGELVSYVTEWTIRPAELRWNILSRDQNTTLIGGLFAGERYNVSVYAVTTKGISKPSSLLVYSEEKRPLSGPKVSVVDHKAGRVLIQWEELPVACQRGFITSYTIYVRTLSSSPSEQNISVSGSAPRRVWLDCPEDSVILGLSASNSAGEGPKGEGVTFKPSVTHPIAGLVTALVLTITFFSVAALIFICRSSVRKRIKQSCISWGPSWLVENVPKPEDSKANALLKGKYVETSARPSRPNSHSDPPLSPIEEIPWEDTLLLPTRPWPVQAPGSWPGQTAETERPLPAEGPVESVSYKPHAPCIEEDKEETGHGGVCGEQRDVPDTPAQERGSGCSLTLNGFPKLSSLYGADGDLPNMRSLGFTEGSGSRLSGLLCSGVFFGGAETEGQGTMCAGYSTGGEGDPWRT